From Coturnix japonica isolate 7356 chromosome 1, Coturnix japonica 2.1, whole genome shotgun sequence, the proteins below share one genomic window:
- the LOC107309721 gene encoding prolactin-like gives MALGRPAERAGCVLPDASLPAGPGAALTLLWLLVRAAAPPAMCPPGDEGCRLLSVADLFDRVIRHSGRIHSLSTELEKYLTPRNNELDRPARKCHTATMLTPNGKEYAQKIPREELTYLILKLLQAWKEPLSHFNQHIENLQELPGESLSKAKQISNMVHELETGVEKVTEKMQSMGIISNSLHGVASSEAAGVSISNEANVMSDSDFIHCFRRDSNKVQSYLKILKCRIMPENSC, from the exons ATGGCCCTGGGCCGGCCGGCGGAGCGGGCAG GGTGTGTGCTCCCCGACGCCTCGCTCCCTGCAGGTCCCGGCGCGGCGCTGAcgctgctgtggctgctggtgcGGGCGGCCGCCCCCCCGGCCATGTGCCCTCCGGGGGACGAGGGCTGCCGCCTTCTCAGCGTGGCCGACCTCTTCGACCGCGTGATCCGACACTCGGGCAGGATCCACAGCCTGTCCACAGAGCTG GAAAAATACTTAACGCCCCGTAACAACGAGTTGGACAGGCCCGCGAGGAAGTGCCACACGGCCACCATGCTGACCCCCAACGGCAAAGAGTACGCCCAGAAAATCCCG AGAGAAGAACTGACCTACTTGATCCTGAAGCTTCTGCAAGCCTGGAAAGAGCCACTTTCCCACTTTAACCAACACATTGAGAACCTTCAGGAGCTGCCTGGTGAGAGCCTgagtaaagcaaagcaaatcagCAACATGGTACATGAGCTGGAGACTGGGGTTGAGAAAGTGACAGAAAAG ATGCAGTCAATGGGCATCATCAGCAATTCATTACATGGAGTGGCATCATCTGAAGCTGCTGGCGTATCAATTAGTAACGAAGCAAATGTGATGAGTGACTCTGACTTTATTCACTGTTTCAGGAGAGACTCCAATAAAGTGCAAAGCTActtaaaaattctgaaatgcAGGATTATGCCAGAAAACAGTTGTTGA
- the LOC107309731 gene encoding homeobox protein DBX2 — MAICRIIAQIDYIYAFFAALSKHFFLRAPPFYSACCGGSCQHPASPTAFPREESVLPLLTQESNSKARRGILRRAVFSEDQRKALEKMFQKQKYISKTDRKKLAINLGLKESQVKIWFQNRRMKWRNSKEKEVLSNRCLQEGLQENYLSQSAMNFASPYPSVWEVSQEQTSPRWMEKSPGNAERLTSTQPPPRANSSQSPLYLYPDHDAANKAVTSSD, encoded by the exons ATGGCTATATGCAGAATTATTGCCCAGATTGACTAT ATCTatgctttctttgcagctctttcCAAACACTTTTTTCTCCGAGCCCCGCCATTCTACTCAGCATGCTGCGGTGGGTCCTGTCAGCACCCTGCATCCCCCACTGCTTTTCCAA GAGAGGAAAGTGTCCTGCCTCTTCTGACCCAGGAATCTAACTCCAAAGCCCGGAGAGGTATATTAAGAAGAGCTGTCTTTTCTGAAGACCAGAGGAAGGCTTtggagaaaatgtttcagaagcagaagtatATCAGTAAAACAGACAGGAAGAAACTGGCCATTAACCTGGGCCTAAAGGAGTCTCAG GTGAAAATTTGGTTTCAGAATCGAAGGATGAAGTGGCGAAActccaaagagaaagaagtgctTTCCAACAGGTGCCTCCAAGAAGGTCTTCAGGAAAACTACCTCTCACAGTCCGCCATGAATTTTGCCTCCCCATATCCCTCTGTGTGGGAAGTGTCTCAGGAGCAGACAAGTCCAAGGTGGATGGAGAAGTCTCCAGGAAATGCTGAAAGACTGACTAGTACACAACCACCTCCAAGAGCAAACTCATCACAGAGCCCACTGTATTTGTATCCTGACCATGACGCTGCAAATAAGGCAGTTACATCATCAGACTAA